The following is a genomic window from Bosea sp. RAC05.
CGAGCGCGACCGCGCCGCGCTGCTGACGCGGCTTTATGTCCTGCCGGCCTGGCAGGGCGTCGGCATCGGCCGCACCCTGCTGCAGGTGACGCTGGCCTGCTTCCCGCAGGCGCCGGTGGCGCGCCTCGAGGTCGAGAGCCAGAACGAGCCGGCGATCACCTTCTACGAGCGGATGGGCTTCTTCCTGCAGCGCCAGGCCCGCTTCGACGGCCGTGACGACACCCCCAACACCCTGCTGATGGCCAAGCGGTTGTTCGCCGCATAGCCGCTGCCGCAACCGGCCTGTGCGTCCACGCCGGTTGCCGCGCCGCGCCCGCCATGCCTCACTCTCCCCCAAGCCGCGCCAAAGCGGCACGTTCAGGGAGAGAAGACCATGCAGCGCCAGCCCATCCGCGTCGCGACCTATGACGGCCCCGGCGGCAAGCCGACCATCCAGGAGGTGCCCTGGCCGGCAGTCCCGGCCAAGGCGGCGCTGATCAAGATCGGCGCCTGCGGCGTCTGCGGCACCGACCAGCACATCCTCAAGGGTCATTGGCCCAAGAAGCTGCCCTGGCCCTTTACGCTGGGCCACGAGATCGGCGGCGTCATCGTCGAGAAGGGGGCGGATTTCACCGAGGACTTCATGGGCAAGCCGCTCGATGTCGGCTCCAAGGTGATGATCCCGCCGCTGATGCCCTGCGGGCACTGCCACTACTGCGTCCACTACCCCGAGAGCGCCAACAAGTGCCTGACCCCGGTCTATTACGGGCGCTATCTCGGCTTCGACAAGGCGCCGCATCTCTGGGGCGGCTGGGCCGAATATGTCTATGTCGACCTCGAGATGCTGCCCGGCACCAAGGTCTACAAGCTGCCCGACGACATGTCGCTGCGGCTGGGCGCGCTGTCCGAGCCGATGACCTCCTGCATCCGCGCCTTCAACCGGGCCAAGCGCGCCGGCGGCTTCAACTGGGGCGACACGGTGGTGATCCAGGGCTCGGGGCCGATCGGCATCCTGGCGATCGCCGCGGCGCAGGAGATGGGCGCCGGCCGCGTCATCTGCGTCGGCGCCCCGGAGGAGCCGCGCCTGGCGCTCGCCCGCAAGTTCGGCGCGGAGGCGACGGTCAATCTGGAGGAATACACCACGGCGGACGAGCGCATCGCCCGCGTCCGCGAGATCGTCGGCGGGTTCGGGGCCGATCTCGTGATGGACTGCTCCGGCCATCCCACGGCCGGGCCCGAGGGCATCGAGTTCCTGCGCGACGGCGGCACCTATGTCGAGATGGGGCAGTTCACCGATGCGGGCTCGATCCAGACCAACTGGCACCGCATCTGCACCAAGGATCTGAACGTGCTCGGCTCCTGGGCCTTCACCGGCAATGATCTGCCGCTCGGCGTCGACATGCTCTACCGCGCCCGCGACAAGTACCCCTTCCTGGAAATGCAGACGATCTACCCCTTCACCGAGGCCGGCGTGACCCAGGCCGTCGCCGATGCGATGGCGATGAAGACGGTGAAGTCCACCATCGTTCCGTTCCCGGAGCTGGTCTGATAGAGCGGCGTCTCGCCTCCACCGGACGGGACGCCGCATGACCACCTCGACCCAGACCGCGACCGCGGTCACCATCCGCCGCGCCCGACGCGAGGACGTCGAGCGCATCGCCGAGCTGATCATGCTCGGCGCCGCCACGCAGACGATGACGGCCGACGCGATCCGCGCGGAGGCGCGCCACCCCGGCTATGCCGAGGCTTTCGCCGCCATCGAGGCGTCCGCCCACAACGCGCTCTTCGTCGCCGAGGAGGCGGGGGGCCTGGTGGTCGGCACCTTCCAGGTCACGCTGATTCCCGGGCTGGTGGCGCGGGGCCGGATGCGGGCCAAGTTCGAGAGCGTCCATGTCGCGCCCGAGCGGCGCGGCCATGGCATCGGCCGCATCATGATCGCCCATGCGCTCGCCTTCGCGCGCGAGCACGGCGCCGGCATGGCCGAGCTCAGCTCCAACAAGTCGCGCCTCGACGCGCACCGCTTCTATGTGAACCTCGGCTTCGCCCAGAGCCATGAGGGCTTCAAGATCGAGCTCTGATCGGCGCCGCGAGCGCCGGGATCACGAAGGGGCGATGCGGCCCGCGCAGGGCAGCCCGGCTCTTTCTCCCACGCGGGAAGCGGCCTAAACATCGCGCTTCCTCCTCTGCATCAGGGACCGGGACCGCGCCATGCCAGCCAGCCAGAGCAAGCCGATCGACCTCCATTACTGGCCGACCCCGAACGGCTGGAAGATCACCATCATGCTCGAGGAGTGCGGGCTGCCCTACCACATCGTGCCGGTGAACATCGGCAAGGGCGACCAGTTCAAGCCGGACTTCCTCGCCATCTCGCCCAACAACCGGATGCCGGCGATCGTCGATCCCGAGGGGCCGGACGGCAAGCCGATCTCGGTCTTCGAATCGGGCGCGATCCTGCAGTATCTCGGCCGCAAGACCGGGCAGTTCTATCCCGCCGACGAGCGCGGCCGCGTCGCCGTCGACGAATGGCTGTTCTGGCAGATGGGCGGCTTCGGGCCGATGCTCGGCCAGACCCACCATTTCCGGCTCTATGCGCCCGAGAAGGTGCCCTATGCGATCGACCGCTACACCAACGAGACCAACCGCCTCTATGGCGTGCTGAACAAGCGCCTGGACGGCCGCGACTACATCTGCGGCGACTACTCGATCGCCGACATGGCCTGCATCGGGTGGGCGCGGGGCTGGGAGAAGCAGGGGCAGGACCTGAAGCAGTTCCCCCATGTCGCCCGCTGGATCGAGACGATGATGGCGCGGCCTGCCGTGCAGCGCGGCCTCAAGGTCGGCGAGGCCCTGCGCAACCCGGCCGGCATCTCGACGCCCGAGGAAAAGGCGATCCTCTTCGGCCAGAAGGCCCGCTGACCATCATCCACGCCGTTCCGTGAGTCATCCTGGCCAAGCGGCGCAGCCGCGCAGGCCGGGATCCATCCTCGGGCTGGTCGGTGCCCTGTGATGGATCCCGGTCGGCCTGCGGCCGCCCAGGATGACGGTGGTGTTTCCGAGAGAACTTGGAGAGTACCGCGCAGAAAAAGCCCCGACCGGCCTGAGCCGCGGGGTTTCGCACGAAGTCCCCCGGAAGGGGATGCGCGGAGCCGGGTGGCGCGCGTCCTTGCCGCGTGCCGATGTCGAGTGTCGATGTCGAGGTCGATGCAGCGCCGATCTCGCGCCGCCCGGCTCCGCGCGCGGGTGTTTTGGGCGTCGCGGCCATCAGTCCCTTGACTAGGGGGCTTGCGGCCGTTCAGCCTCCGGGAGCCGTCGCCCGCAACGGCGACGCCTCCCGAAACCCGCAACTTCACCCGGCCGCACGATGCCTCGCGACAGCCCCCTTGGTCGGGTGCAGCGCAGGCAGCATAGGCATGGGATGGCGCGGCGGGGATAAGTCCGCCGTCGCGGATCGGTCGAGGTCGCGCCTCAGTTCGCCCGGTTCCAGGTCACCGAGCGGCAGATCAGCCCGCCCAGCACGCAGCCCGAGGTGGTCAGTTTGTCGCCGGCCAGCGTCATCGTGCCCGAATAGGTCTTGCCGTCTTCGGGGTTGAAGGCGCTGCCGCTCCATTTGCCGTCGCCGGACGGCTTCATGTCGTAGAAGATGCGCTGGCCGACCTTAGCCGGGCCATTGGTATCCTTGAGCCAGGCCAGCGTGCCGCACATCGCCTCGCCGCATTTGGCGAAGCGCACCCGCGAGGCGCCGCTCTCGCGCAGCCAGGTGCCGGCGACATCCTGGGCGAGCACGGCTCCTCCCGAGGCGAGGCTGAGCGCGAGGGCGCCGAATCCGGCCAGCCCCGCACGCGAAAGACGCGATCCGATGGTCATGAAAACCTCCCTGTCAGACCACGCTATGCTGCATGGTTCAGATATGAACCTTAAGCCGGAACCGGGCCGCTTCCAAGGGCCTGTCGCGAACGCGCCGAGCCGGCTTCCGCAGCGGAGGGTGAATCCTCCGTTGACGGGCGTTTCCGCATTTGCCGGAAAGCGCTTTGAAAACACTACGTTTTTCGGAATGGAAGGCTGAATCGAGCGTTGATTTAACCGCTCGCTCATTCCTTGTTGAGCTTCGATTCATCGCGAATTTTAGCGAGCCCTTTAAGCGCCGCCGCCAGTCTCCTCCTCACGAGCCGGGACCTTTGGACGGGTGGCCGGCGCCAACGAAAGACAAGGGTGGATGTCATGGCACGCATGGAAATGAGCGCGATCCCGGCCTCGCTGGTGGTCCCGAGCGAGGCTTCGGCCGAGGCCTATTACGAGCTGGGTCTGATGTATGCCTCCGGCCGCGGCATCCCGGTCGATCTGGTCACGGCGCAGAAATGGTTCAACGTCGCCCAGGCCCGCGGCTGCGGCCGGGCCGCGGCCCACCGCCAGGAGCTGGCGCTGGAAATGACGCGCGATCAGGTCTCCCAGGCGCTGCGTGAGGCGAGGACCTTCCTGACCCGCCACTGAGACCGGTCACGCTCTTGATCCTGCCGGGACCTCTTCCTAGGCTGGCGGCGAGCAAGGACAGTGAGCATGTATCGGGATGCCAGTGCGTTCATCTACGTCTTCCTGCCACGGGGATTGAGCGTCGAAGGTCGCGAGGAGCGCTATGGGGAGCCCCTGCACGAAGCCCTTGGCGAAGCCAGTCTCGGCGTTGTGAGCGGCGGCGGCACCGGTCTTGGCGTGCCAGACGAGGACGGCAACCGCGAAATCGAGTTTTCGGGCGTCGATGTCGATGCCGACGATGAGGCCAACGTTCCAGCTATCCTCGAGTTGCTGCGAGGCGTGTTGCCGACGCTGGGGTGCCCGCGAGGCACGCAACTCCACTATACGCTTGCGGAGGTCCCTCTCCAGGACGAGTTCGACGGCAGCAACTGGTCGTTGCGGCAAACGCGCACGATGATGCATCCGGGTTCCGGCGTCTGAAAGGCTGCAGGCCGGCGAGCCTTGTGGGGCGGGGAGGGCGCGGTTATAAGCGCGCCGCGTTCCCAGAGTTTCTGGCCCCAAAATCGTCCCCGAGGATCCATCGATGGCTGTTCAGCGTACCTTCTCCATTCTCAAGCCCGACGCGACCCGTCGCAACATCACCGGCGCGGTCAATGCGGTCATCGAGAAGGCCGGCCTGCGCATCGTCGCGCAGAAGCGCATCCACATGACCAAGGCCCAGGCCGAGACCTTCTACGCGGTCCATTCGGCGCGGCCCTTCTTCGGCGAGCTCGTCGAGTTCATGACCTCCGGCCCCGTGGTCGTGCAGGTCCTCGAGGGCGAGGACGCCATCGCCAAGTATCGTGAGGTGATGGGCGCCACCAACCCGGCCAACGCCGCCGAGGGCACCATCCGCAAGCTCTTCGCCGAATCGGTCGGCGAGAACACCGCCCATGGCTCGGATGCGCCGGAAGCGGCCGCCGTCGAGATCGCCCAGTTCTTCTCCGGCAACGAGATCGTCGGCTGATCCGACGACCACATCGGCTTTCATGAGAAAAGGGGGCGGGTCGTGATCGACCCGCCCCCTTTTTCGTGCCGCCGCGGCGCTGGCCGGGCCGCGATCATTGGCCCCGGCCGTCAGAAGCCCAGGTCGAAGGCGTAGCTCGCGGACACGCCGACCGTGATCGAATCGCGCGAGCCGAAGGTCCGCACGATCGGCGACTTCGCGGCATCGCCGACCAGATGCTTGTACTCGACATAGGCCGTGGTCTGGAAACGCTCGGACCAGTTGTAGGTCGCCTGCGCGATCGCGCCGTAGGACAGGACGCCGCTGTTGAAGCGCTGCAGCAGCCCGCCGGTGCCGGCGGTGCCGGGGATCGAGCCGAAATAGGTACGCACATAATCGGCGCTGGCGACGGTCATGCGCGGGCCGATGCCGAGCTTCCAGGTGTCGTTGATGCGGGCGAAGGCGTCGAGCTTCACCTCCGCGATCAACCCGTCATGGGCGACGATGCCACGGCGCAGATCGACGCGCGCGCGCAGCCAGGAGGCCGGGTAGAACTCGGCGAAGGCGCCGGCCTCGGCGCCGAACTTCACATTGGGCACGCCGATCAGCGCGGGGTTGACGCTGGACTTCCGCTCCCAGAGCAGGTTGCCGGAGAAGCCGACGCGCCAGGCGGTGCCGGAGAAGAAGCCGATCGAGATCGCGTCGTCCTCGGCCGACCACCAGGTGCTCTTCAGCCCGCGGCCAAGCGAGATGATCGGCTTGGGCCGGAAGACGTAGTCGTTGGAGCCGAGATAGTCGGGCTGACGATGCAGGCCGGCGCCGAGCGTCAGCGTCCAGTTCTGGGCCGATTGCGGCGAGGTCAGGGTGGTGTAGTCGGGGGACTGGGCCGCCGCCCGTTCGGGCGAGGACAGCAGGAGGCAGGCGACGAGGCCCGCCAGGAACGCAACGCTACGCATGGCACTCAACTCCGGCGCGACGGCGCCACTCATGACCAGAGAGCCGCAGAATGAAGCATTAGGATTAACCCCGGGTTGACGATGCGCCGCGTGCGGCGGGCTGCGGCAACCATGCCTGCCTGGCGCCGCGGGTGCCACCGCCGAGGCCGGTTTCCTTTTTTTCGCCATGCGTTACGAAGGGGCTATGACCGAATTGCCACGCATCGCGCATCACCCCTCGACCTGCCCGCATGACTGCCCCTCGGCCTGTTCGCTGGAGGTGGAGGTCATCGACGGGCGCAGCATCGGCCGGGTCCGCGGCAGCAAGCGGCAGAGCTACACCGATGGCGTGATCTGCGCGAAGGTCGCCCGCTATGCCGAGCGGATCCACCATCCCGACCGGCTGCTGCATCCCCTGCGCCGCACCGGCCCCAAGGGCTCCGGGCAGTTCGCGCGCATCTCCTGGGACGCGGCGCTGGACGAGATCGCGCAGCGCTTCCTCGCCATCGAAGCGGAGCACGGGGCGGACGCCGTCTGGCCCTACTACTATGCCGGCACCATGGGCCTGGTGATGCGCGATGGCATCAACCGCCTGCGCCATGCCAAGCGCTATTCCGGCCAGTATTCGACGATCTGCACCACCACGGCCTGGACCGGCTTCATCGCCGGCACGGGCCGCCTCGCCGGGCCGGACCCGCGCGAGATGGCGCAGTCCGACTGCGTCGTGATCTGGGGCACCAATGCGGTGCACACCCAGGTCAACGTCATGCATCACGCCATCAAGGCGCGGAAGACTCGTGGCGCCAAGATCGTCGCCATCGACATCTACCACAATGCGACGCTCGCCCAGGCCGATCTGGCGCTGGTGCTGCGGCCGGGCACCGACGCGGCGCTCGCCTGCGCGGTGATGCACATCCTCTTCCGCGACGGCCATGCCGACCGCGCCTATCTCGCTGCGCATACCGATGCCCCCGAGGAACTCGAGGCGCATCTGCAGAGCCGCACGCCTGAATGGGCGGCGGCGATCACCGGGCTCGAGGTAGCGCAGATCGAGGAATTCGCCGCGCTCGTCGGCACCCGCAAGAAGAGCTTCTTCCGCCTCGGCTACGGCTTCGCCCGCCAGCGCAACGGCGCCGTCTCGATGCACGCCGCGCTCTGCGTGCCGACCGTGACCGGAGCCTGGCAATACGAGGGCGGCGGCGCCTTCCACAGCAACAGCGGCATCTACAACTGGCGCAAGAGCCTGATCGAGGGGCTCGACGTCCGCGACCGCAGCGTGCGCGAACTCGACCAGTCGCAGATCGGCCGCATCCTCACCGGCGACGCCGAGGCCCTGCGGCAGGGCGGGCCGGTCAGGGCACTCCTCATCCAGAACACCAATCCGGTTTCGGTCGCGCCCGAGCAGGAGCTGGTCAAGCGGGGCTTCGCCCGCGAGGACCTCTTCACCGTCGTCCATGAGCAGTTCATGACCGAGACGGCGCAGATGGCCGACATCGTGCTGCCGGCGACGCAGTTCCTCGAGCATGACGACATCTACCAGGGGGGCGGCCACCAGCACATCATGTGGGGCGGCAAGCTCGTCGAGCCGGCGGGCGAATGCCGCTCGAACCATGACGTGATCTGCGCCCTGGCCAGGCGCCTGGGCGCGCAGCATCGCGGCTTCGACATGACCCCGCGGGAGATCGTCGACTGGACGATGCGCGAGAGCGGCCGCGGCACGCTCGACGAGCTGATCGCGAACGAATTCCTCGATGTGCAGCCGGAGTTTCGCACGGCGCATTATCTCGACGGCTTCGGCTATCGCGACCGCAAGTTCCGCTTCAAGCCGGACTGGCCGAAGGTCCCCAACGCCAATGCCGGCCCGGTCGGCCCCTGGTGGGAGATGCCGGTGCTGCCCGACCAGTGGGACGTGCTCGACAATGTCGATGCCGACCACCCCTTCCGCCTCGCGACGAGCCCGGCCCGCAGCTTCCTGAACTCGACCTTCACGGAGACCCCGAGCTCCGTGAAGAAGGAGGTCGGCCCGACGCTCATGCTGCACCCCGACGATGCGGCCCGCCTGGGCATCGCCGCCGGCGACGAGGTCATCGTCGGCAACAGCCGCGGCAGCGTCCATCTCGCGGCCGTTGTGTTCGAGGGTGTGGTGCGCGGCGTCGTGATCGCCGAATCGATCTGGCCCAATGCCGCCCACAAGCACGGGCGCGGCATCAACACGATCACCGGCGCGGACGGCCCGGCCCCCTTCGGCGGCGCGGCCTTCCACGACAACAAGGTCTGGATCAAAAAGGCGTGACCACCCACCCTTGATTTTTCGGCGGTGCTATGGACCATCCCTCGCGCAGGCAGGCCGTTCCCGGGACTGATGCGCCTGCTTTCGAAGGACGAACGAAGTCATGATGATGCGGCGGATGGGTGCGGTCTTCCTGGCCGGTGGGATCTCTGTGCTGGCGACCCTGGGCGCGCAGGCCGCGAGCGGCGGCAGCGCCCTGCCGCCGCCGGACCCGACGGCCAAGAACCTGACCCCCTACATGATCCAGCTGCGCGCCTTCGATGCCTGCCTGGTGACGCAGTCGCGCCTGATGGGCACGACGCGCGAGGCGGTCCATACGCCGTGCAGCTGCTACGCCAAGGGCACCATCAAGGCCATGACCAAGGACGAGATTCAGGCCTTCCGCGACACCGGCTACTTCAACGATTCGGCCCGCGAGAAGGGCCTGGGCTTCATCGATCGCTGCAAGCTCAAGCGGCCGATCTGACCGGCTGCGCCGCCGCGAAGAAGCGCCCACGCATCCGGCCCGCATAGGCCGTGAGCGTCGGCCGCTGCTCGAGCAGCGCGCGGAACGGCGAATCGAACAGCGGCGCCAGCGCCGCGATCAGGAAGGCACCGGGCGCGGCATCGCCGCCGACCGGCGCGTCTCCACCGAAAAAGGGGCGCTCGCCCAGGATCGCCACCATGGCGTCGAGCGCCCGGGCCGAGAGCTGCAGCCGCTCGGCCGGGCTGTGGCGGCCGATGCCATGGCCGTCGACGTTGCGCCGCACCTTGCGGCGCACCAGCGCGCAGACGAGCGGCCGCAGCGGCGCCGGCACCGGCTTGAAGAACTGCGCCGGGCCGCGGGCGAAATTGCCGTCGTCGAGCCAGCGCTCGGCCACCATGATCCAGTAGATCTGGTCTTCCAGCATCTTCTCAAGCGCCCACTGGACGCCGCGCCGCTCCGCATCCAGCCCGGCGTCGAAATCAAGGCCGTGACGCGCCTCGAGATGGAAACGGATGAAGCTCGAATCGCAGATCGTGATGCCGTCCTCGACGATCAGCGGCAGCTTGCCCTTCGGCGCCCTGCGCAGATCGCCGACCCGCACCTGATAGGGCAGGCCCGAGAGCTTCAGCAGGATCTCCGCCTTGATGCAGAACGGGCTCGGATCGGGCAGGCCGAAGGCCGGTCCGAAATGGTGCAGCGTGATCATGCTCTTCCTCCCATGGCGCAGGACGACGTGATGACGCTACTGACATAGTCCTGACAGGATTTGTCAGCACCATCGGGCATTCTCCGATCGTCGAAGGCCAAGCGGGAACGACCGACATGCAGCGCG
Proteins encoded in this region:
- a CDS encoding GNAT family N-acetyltransferase is translated as MTPADLVIRDAEAADLPAVRALLVETWHATYDGIYGWQRVAEITNAWHSLENLGAQLGRENGAFLVALVGSEIVATASARTERDRAALLTRLYVLPAWQGVGIGRTLLQVTLACFPQAPVARLEVESQNEPAITFYERMGFFLQRQARFDGRDDTPNTLLMAKRLFAA
- a CDS encoding zinc-binding dehydrogenase, which gives rise to MQRQPIRVATYDGPGGKPTIQEVPWPAVPAKAALIKIGACGVCGTDQHILKGHWPKKLPWPFTLGHEIGGVIVEKGADFTEDFMGKPLDVGSKVMIPPLMPCGHCHYCVHYPESANKCLTPVYYGRYLGFDKAPHLWGGWAEYVYVDLEMLPGTKVYKLPDDMSLRLGALSEPMTSCIRAFNRAKRAGGFNWGDTVVIQGSGPIGILAIAAAQEMGAGRVICVGAPEEPRLALARKFGAEATVNLEEYTTADERIARVREIVGGFGADLVMDCSGHPTAGPEGIEFLRDGGTYVEMGQFTDAGSIQTNWHRICTKDLNVLGSWAFTGNDLPLGVDMLYRARDKYPFLEMQTIYPFTEAGVTQAVADAMAMKTVKSTIVPFPELV
- a CDS encoding GNAT family N-acetyltransferase, whose amino-acid sequence is MTTSTQTATAVTIRRARREDVERIAELIMLGAATQTMTADAIRAEARHPGYAEAFAAIEASAHNALFVAEEAGGLVVGTFQVTLIPGLVARGRMRAKFESVHVAPERRGHGIGRIMIAHALAFAREHGAGMAELSSNKSRLDAHRFYVNLGFAQSHEGFKIEL
- a CDS encoding glutathione S-transferase N-terminal domain-containing protein, translating into MPASQSKPIDLHYWPTPNGWKITIMLEECGLPYHIVPVNIGKGDQFKPDFLAISPNNRMPAIVDPEGPDGKPISVFESGAILQYLGRKTGQFYPADERGRVAVDEWLFWQMGGFGPMLGQTHHFRLYAPEKVPYAIDRYTNETNRLYGVLNKRLDGRDYICGDYSIADMACIGWARGWEKQGQDLKQFPHVARWIETMMARPAVQRGLKVGEALRNPAGISTPEEKAILFGQKAR
- a CDS encoding DUF2147 domain-containing protein, whose translation is MTIGSRLSRAGLAGFGALALSLASGGAVLAQDVAGTWLRESGASRVRFAKCGEAMCGTLAWLKDTNGPAKVGQRIFYDMKPSGDGKWSGSAFNPEDGKTYSGTMTLAGDKLTTSGCVLGGLICRSVTWNRAN
- a CDS encoding SEL1-like repeat protein, translating into MARMEMSAIPASLVVPSEASAEAYYELGLMYASGRGIPVDLVTAQKWFNVAQARGCGRAAAHRQELALEMTRDQVSQALREARTFLTRH
- the ndk gene encoding nucleoside-diphosphate kinase, translating into MAVQRTFSILKPDATRRNITGAVNAVIEKAGLRIVAQKRIHMTKAQAETFYAVHSARPFFGELVEFMTSGPVVVQVLEGEDAIAKYREVMGATNPANAAEGTIRKLFAESVGENTAHGSDAPEAAAVEIAQFFSGNEIVG
- a CDS encoding MipA/OmpV family protein — protein: MRSVAFLAGLVACLLLSSPERAAAQSPDYTTLTSPQSAQNWTLTLGAGLHRQPDYLGSNDYVFRPKPIISLGRGLKSTWWSAEDDAISIGFFSGTAWRVGFSGNLLWERKSSVNPALIGVPNVKFGAEAGAFAEFYPASWLRARVDLRRGIVAHDGLIAEVKLDAFARINDTWKLGIGPRMTVASADYVRTYFGSIPGTAGTGGLLQRFNSGVLSYGAIAQATYNWSERFQTTAYVEYKHLVGDAAKSPIVRTFGSRDSITVGVSASYAFDLGF
- a CDS encoding molybdopterin-containing oxidoreductase family protein → MTELPRIAHHPSTCPHDCPSACSLEVEVIDGRSIGRVRGSKRQSYTDGVICAKVARYAERIHHPDRLLHPLRRTGPKGSGQFARISWDAALDEIAQRFLAIEAEHGADAVWPYYYAGTMGLVMRDGINRLRHAKRYSGQYSTICTTTAWTGFIAGTGRLAGPDPREMAQSDCVVIWGTNAVHTQVNVMHHAIKARKTRGAKIVAIDIYHNATLAQADLALVLRPGTDAALACAVMHILFRDGHADRAYLAAHTDAPEELEAHLQSRTPEWAAAITGLEVAQIEEFAALVGTRKKSFFRLGYGFARQRNGAVSMHAALCVPTVTGAWQYEGGGAFHSNSGIYNWRKSLIEGLDVRDRSVRELDQSQIGRILTGDAEALRQGGPVRALLIQNTNPVSVAPEQELVKRGFAREDLFTVVHEQFMTETAQMADIVLPATQFLEHDDIYQGGGHQHIMWGGKLVEPAGECRSNHDVICALARRLGAQHRGFDMTPREIVDWTMRESGRGTLDELIANEFLDVQPEFRTAHYLDGFGYRDRKFRFKPDWPKVPNANAGPVGPWWEMPVLPDQWDVLDNVDADHPFRLATSPARSFLNSTFTETPSSVKKEVGPTLMLHPDDAARLGIAAGDEVIVGNSRGSVHLAAVVFEGVVRGVVIAESIWPNAAHKHGRGINTITGADGPAPFGGAAFHDNKVWIKKA
- a CDS encoding glutathione S-transferase family protein; this encodes MITLHHFGPAFGLPDPSPFCIKAEILLKLSGLPYQVRVGDLRRAPKGKLPLIVEDGITICDSSFIRFHLEARHGLDFDAGLDAERRGVQWALEKMLEDQIYWIMVAERWLDDGNFARGPAQFFKPVPAPLRPLVCALVRRKVRRNVDGHGIGRHSPAERLQLSARALDAMVAILGERPFFGGDAPVGGDAAPGAFLIAALAPLFDSPFRALLEQRPTLTAYAGRMRGRFFAAAQPVRSAA